One stretch of Tepiditoga spiralis DNA includes these proteins:
- a CDS encoding DUF1292 domain-containing protein, with the protein MENIEFFTLTGEDGNEYHFMYVDEIELNGTKYWICDEAFPEENAEEIVLGDSVAFKVIQDGEDFFLDSIEDEKEYEAVSKAWEEAEKEIEIDEDADFEIKEKE; encoded by the coding sequence ATGGAAAATATAGAATTTTTTACTTTAACAGGTGAAGATGGAAATGAATATCACTTTATGTATGTTGACGAAATTGAGTTAAATGGAACAAAGTATTGGATTTGTGATGAAGCTTTTCCTGAAGAAAATGCTGAAGAAATTGTTCTTGGAGATAGCGTTGCTTTTAAGGTTATTCAAGATGGAGAAGATTTTTTCTTAGATTCGATAGAAGACGAAAAAGAGTATGAAGCTGTTTCAAAGGCATGGGAAGAAGCTGAAAAAGAAATTGAAATTGATGAAGATGCTGATTTTGAAATAAAAGAAAAGGAATGA
- a CDS encoding HU family DNA-binding protein — MNKKSLVSAISEKLNVSKKDAEKFLNDFVDIVSESLEKGESVKLVGFGTFEVVKREERKGINPQTKETIIIPAKKVPKFKAGTELKNRVM; from the coding sequence ATGAACAAAAAGAGTCTTGTTTCTGCTATTTCTGAAAAATTAAATGTTTCAAAAAAGGATGCAGAAAAATTTTTGAATGATTTTGTTGATATTGTTTCTGAAAGTCTCGAAAAAGGAGAAAGTGTAAAATTAGTTGGTTTTGGAACTTTTGAAGTTGTTAAAAGAGAAGAAAGAAAAGGTATTAATCCTCAAACTAAAGAAACTATTATAATTCCAGCTAAAAAAGTACCTAAGTTTAAGGCTGGTACAGAATTAAAAAATAGAGTAATGTAA
- a CDS encoding methyl-accepting chemotaxis protein, whose translation MKKDSLYIKLGIPIILFVLLALTTYLSTLYITKMQSADGLVINLAGRQRMLSQRMTKEALTFSKFKKEEDKTDLLNTLKVFDTTLTSLKDGGEAPFDLAWKKMVNLPKAPEKVKLQLETVKNIWDNFYNKMHDFLDKDSEESLVYLINNNLSLLIEMNKAVTLFQEESEKKVVLMKSMQLIIFIISLLLGTYAIYMLRKSLSPLKSLEKIAEGDLTVKSSIETNDEIGIIAQKMYMLVGEKLRPTFEFIKENLEKIKVHSDEVSSSAQESNAITEEFKAAFDMMSEEAEVMKNETDNTNDAVSEISRSTDEVANSAIELANVAGTLEDATNNGKEVMANLESAVNNAKNETLKTIDEVKELEKYASNITEVIEQVSNIADQTNLLALNAAIEAARAGEAGKGFAVVADEIRKLAEETRNATEEISEILGSIKSNVDKSTDQIFTVKETVEKVTDHSKTLEKELNNILNQTSVVSEKSQTLAASAEEQNASSQAISQSFENVNDSLNKYFDNVRNMRESSNDIQNTADNLANIASDLQLSVDNLNDSISKFKF comes from the coding sequence ATGAAAAAAGATAGTTTGTATATTAAACTTGGAATTCCAATTATTTTATTTGTTTTATTAGCTTTAACTACATATTTGTCAACACTGTACATTACAAAAATGCAGTCTGCAGATGGTTTAGTTATTAACCTTGCAGGAAGGCAAAGAATGTTATCTCAAAGAATGACAAAAGAAGCTTTAACCTTTTCAAAATTTAAAAAAGAAGAAGATAAAACAGATTTATTAAATACATTAAAAGTATTTGATACAACATTAACTTCACTAAAAGATGGCGGAGAGGCACCATTTGATTTAGCTTGGAAAAAAATGGTAAACTTACCAAAAGCTCCAGAAAAAGTAAAACTTCAACTTGAAACTGTTAAAAATATTTGGGATAATTTTTATAATAAAATGCATGATTTTTTAGACAAAGACTCTGAAGAAAGTTTAGTCTATTTAATAAATAATAACTTAAGTTTACTAATAGAGATGAATAAGGCAGTTACTTTATTTCAAGAAGAATCTGAAAAAAAGGTTGTTTTAATGAAAAGTATGCAATTAATAATTTTTATAATAAGCTTACTATTAGGTACCTATGCAATTTATATGTTGAGAAAATCTTTATCTCCTTTAAAAAGTCTTGAAAAAATTGCCGAAGGAGATTTAACTGTAAAATCAAGCATAGAGACTAATGATGAAATAGGTATTATAGCACAAAAAATGTATATGTTAGTTGGAGAAAAACTAAGACCAACCTTTGAATTTATAAAAGAAAATTTAGAAAAAATTAAAGTTCACTCTGATGAAGTTTCTAGTAGTGCACAAGAGTCTAATGCTATAACCGAAGAGTTTAAAGCAGCATTTGATATGATGTCAGAAGAAGCAGAAGTAATGAAAAATGAAACGGATAACACTAATGATGCTGTAAGTGAAATATCTCGTTCAACAGATGAAGTTGCAAATTCAGCAATTGAATTAGCAAATGTTGCAGGAACATTAGAAGATGCAACAAACAATGGAAAAGAAGTTATGGCTAACTTAGAAAGTGCTGTTAATAATGCAAAAAATGAAACATTAAAAACTATAGATGAAGTTAAAGAATTAGAAAAATATGCAAGTAACATAACAGAAGTAATTGAACAGGTTTCAAATATAGCAGATCAAACAAACTTATTAGCTTTAAATGCTGCTATAGAAGCAGCAAGAGCTGGAGAAGCTGGAAAAGGATTTGCTGTTGTTGCAGATGAAATAAGAAAACTTGCTGAAGAAACAAGAAATGCAACAGAAGAAATTTCTGAAATATTGGGATCTATAAAATCAAATGTAGACAAATCAACAGATCAAATCTTTACAGTAAAAGAAACCGTAGAAAAAGTAACGGATCATTCAAAAACATTAGAAAAAGAATTAAACAACATATTAAATCAAACATCTGTTGTTTCTGAAAAATCGCAAACATTGGCAGCATCTGCTGAAGAACAAAACGCTTCATCGCAAGCTATATCTCAATCATTTGAAAATGTAAATGATTCATTAAATAAATACTTTGACAATGTAAGAAATATGAGAGAATCAAGCAATGATATACAAAACACGGCAGATAACTTAGCAAATATAGCTTCTGACTTGCAATTAAGTGTAGATAATTTAAATGATTCTATTTCAAAATTTAAATTTTAA
- a CDS encoding TIGR00266 family protein, whose amino-acid sequence MADVIDYKIYGDDMQLVEIELDYGEGVRAEAGAMMYMEDGIEMQTNTGGGIFSGLKRMVTGESFFITNFYYKGNGKGHVAFGAPYPGKIIPIDLSKFNGQFICQKDSFLCAAKGIEIGVEFTKKIGAGLFGGEGFILQRLEGDGLAFIHAGGTIIKKILHPGESLRVDTGCIVGFERNVKYDIQFVGGFTNALFGGEGVFLARLTGPGAVYLQSLPFSRLADRISAGVRSNKGETKGIDGIGKNILGSFFGGDN is encoded by the coding sequence ATGGCTGATGTTATTGATTATAAGATTTATGGTGATGATATGCAACTTGTAGAAATTGAGTTAGATTATGGTGAAGGTGTTAGGGCTGAAGCTGGTGCCATGATGTATATGGAAGATGGTATTGAAATGCAAACTAATACTGGCGGAGGAATATTCAGTGGATTAAAAAGAATGGTTACTGGTGAAAGTTTTTTTATAACAAATTTTTACTATAAAGGTAATGGAAAAGGACATGTGGCTTTTGGTGCACCTTATCCAGGTAAGATAATTCCAATAGATTTGAGTAAATTTAATGGACAATTTATTTGTCAAAAAGATAGTTTTTTATGTGCAGCTAAAGGTATTGAAATAGGTGTTGAATTTACAAAGAAGATAGGTGCTGGTTTATTTGGCGGAGAAGGGTTTATTCTTCAAAGACTTGAAGGAGATGGTTTGGCATTTATTCATGCTGGTGGAACTATTATAAAAAAAATACTTCATCCTGGAGAAAGTTTGAGAGTTGATACAGGTTGTATAGTTGGGTTTGAAAGAAATGTAAAGTATGATATACAATTTGTTGGTGGTTTTACTAACGCTTTATTTGGTGGAGAAGGTGTGTTTTTAGCAAGGTTAACTGGACCAGGTGCTGTTTATTTACAAAGTTTACCTTTTTCAAGACTTGCAGATAGAATTAGTGCTGGAGTAAGATCTAATAAAGGAGAAACAAAGGGTATAGATGGAATTGGAAAAAATATACTTGGTAGTTTTTTTGGTGGAGATAATTAA